The genomic segment CAGCCGGTGAAGCGGATCGTGGGCGCCAAGGGTAAGGCGGCGTTGCTGCGAGAGATCGCCGACGTCGTCTAGCTCCGCCGAGGCCGAGACGATTCCGTTACCGGCGGCGTCGCCTGCCGTTTTCCGGAATGCGGCGAGCTTCTGAGACAATGCTCCCTAGCCTGTGAGCAATCGTCGGCGCGCAGATTGTCCGCTGACAACAGTGACCGAAGGGCCCTGCATGTCGAGTCTTCGCCACGGTGCCGGGGGCGATGCCTCCTGGCACCGGAGCGGTCGGGATGATGTGTTGCGCCGCGGTGACCGCAGCAACGCCGTCGTCGAGATCCGCGAGGCGCTGTCCGCACTGGGCCTGGTCGACAGTCCCGACGCGAATCTCACCACCGGTAAGCGGGTGGCGGTCGACGTGTTCGACGACGATCTCGACCATGCGGTGCGGGCGTTTCAGCAGCGCCGCGGACTCCTGGTCGACGGGATCGTCGGCGAGGCCACCTACCGTGCGCTCAAGGAAGCCTCGTATCGGCTCGGGGCACGCACGTTGATGCACCAGTTCGGCGCTCCGATGTACGGCGACGACGTCGCGACCCTGCAGTCCAAACTGCAGGAGCTCGGTTTCTACACCGCGCTCGTCGACGGGTACTTCGGCTTGCAGACCCATAACGGCCTGATGTCCTACCAGCGCGAGTACGGGCTGTCCGCCGATGGCATCTGCGGCCCGGAAACGTTGCGCTCCTTGGACTTTCTGGGTTCACGCGTCACCGGGGGCTCGCTGCACGCCATCCGCGAGGAGGAACAGGTCCGGCGCTCGGGACCTCGGCTCTCCGGCAAGCGCATCATCATCGATCCGGGCCGCGGGGGTTCCGACCACGGCCTGATCACCCAGGGGCCCGAGGGCCCGATCAGCGAAGCAGACATCCTGTGGGACTTGGCAAGTCGGCTCGAAGGTCGGATGACCGCGATCGGCATGGAGACCTTCCTGTCGCGGCCGGCGAACCACAGTCCGACCGACGCCGAGCGGGCCGCCACCGCCAACACCGTCGGTGCCGATCTGATGATCAGCCTCCGCTGTGAGACCCAGCCCAGCCCGTCGGCCAATGGGGTGGCCTCGTTCTATTTCGGCAGCTCGCACGGTTCGGTGTCGACGATCGGCCGCAACCTGGCCGACTTCATCCAGCGAGAAGTAGTGGCGCGCACCGGGTTACGCGACTGCCGCACACACGGCCGCACCTGGGATCTGCTGCGTCTCACCCGGATGCCCACCGTTCAGGTCGACGTCGGCTACATCACCAACCCGCGGGACCGCTCGATGCTGGTTACCAGCCATTCCCGTGATGCGATCGCCGAAGGCATTCTCGCCGCGGTCAAGCGGCTCTACCTGTTAGGCAAGAACGACCGTCCCACAGGCACTTTCACGTTCGCCGAGCTGCTCGCCCACGAGCTGTCGGTTGAACAGGCCCGGCCCGCCTACTAACTAGCCGCGGACCTCGGCGCCGGCACCGACCGGCACCTCCAGCTGTGCGCTTTGCAGAAGCCGCTCCAATGCGGCCTCGACTTCCGCTTTCCAGCCGAGCCCCTTGTCCAGCTCCAGGCGCAGCCGCGGGAAATACCGATGCGGGGCGACAACGGTGAAGCCCGCGTCGAGCAGGAAGTCGGCGCCGAGCATGCACTGGTCGAAGGAGCAGTCCCCCAGCACCTCGACGGCGGGCCGTAACTCCGGATCGACGGCGTCCGGGTCGAGGAGTTCAGCGGCATCCGAGGTGCGGCCGAATGCCTCGAGCGCGCGCACACCACGTCGAACGAGCTCGTTGACCACCTGGCTGATCAACGCGTGCGGCAGGCTGTCGGCCTGCCCCGGTTCGATCGCCATCGAGGTGAGCAGAACCGCGTCGGCGCTCACCGGTCCGGTCGGGAAGAGTTGCGCCCGCGGCACCGCACGGGGCGGGGCGTACAGCACATAGCCGAGGCACGGCGGCTCGTCGTCGGGTTCCGATCCCTCGGCGGGCGCGGTGGTGGCGACTTGACCACAGGATCCCCACTCGAGCATGACCATCGACAGCCATGCTTCTTTTTCGAACTCCGGATCGGGAAGATAGTCACCCCCGCGTAGCGTCGCGGGGTCGACTTCCCAGAACACACATCGGCGCGCGTGCTTGGGTAGTTGCTCGAACGCCTCGAGCCGAAGCGGCGTGATGCGGACGGACACTACCCTCCCCGGCTTTCATGCGGCACAAATGTGCGAATGCGCCCCTTCAGGATAGGAGAGGCGACCGGGAACGTGCCAGTAGTGGCGGAGCTACCGAATTGGGTGCTCGTTCGGACCGAAATAGGTTGGCGCACTGCGTCATTCCTCATTCGAGCGACTCGGCAGCGAACGTGGCCGAAGGCTGGCGTCACTGTGACGGAATTGGCTGATGTCGTGGTACCTGGATTTTCAGCCGGCTGACCGGTTCATCATGTCCACAATCCGTTGCAAATCGTCCACCGAGCCGAACTCGACAACGATCTTGCCCTTGCGCTTGCCGAGGCTGACCGTCACCCGGGTGTCGAACGTGCTCGACAGCCGCTCGGCCACATCTTGGAGCCCGGGCATCTGAATCGGTTTGCGTCGCGGTGCCGGCGGGGTCTTGGTGTCCGACCGATTGGCGAGGGTGACCGCCTCCTCGGTGGCCCGCACCGACAATCCCTCGGCGATGATCCGCGCGGCCAACTCCTCTTGAGCGTCCGGCCCGGCCTCAAGAGCCAGGAGCGCACGCGCGTGCCCGGCCGAGAGCACGCCGGCGGCGACGCGTCGCTGCACGGCGATCGGCAGTCGCAGCAGCCGGATCATGTTGGTGATCACCGGACGCGACCGTCCGATCCGGACGGCAAGTTCGTCGTGGGTGACTTCGAATTCCTCGAGCAGCTGTTGGTAGGCCGCTGCCTCTTCCAACGGATTGAGCTGAACGCGGTGGATGTTTTCCAGCAAGGCATCGCGAAGCAGATTGTCTTCGGCGGTTTCGCGGACGATCGCCGGAATGGTCGCCAGTCCGGCCTCCTGCGCCGCGCGCCAGCGCCGCTCCCCCATCACCAGTTGGTAGCGGACCGGCTTTGACATTTCCCCGGTCGCTGCGCTCCTGCCCGCCGATCCCGGTGCGGTGTCTGGGACGGCCCGCACCACGATCGGCTGCATCAGACCGAACTCGCGGATGGAATGCACCAACTCGGCGAGGGCTTCCTCATCGAAGACCTGGCGGGGCTGCCGCGGGTTCGGCTCGATGGCGGAGGGATCGATCTCGCGGTAGACCGCCCCCACGCTGTCGACGTTGAGCGGGGCTCCCCCGATCACCACGTCGGCAGCCGCCGCACCCAAACGCGGACCGCCGTCAGCAGGCCCGGTGGGGATCAACGACGCCAAGCCCCGACCGAGGCCGCCCTTGCTCTTCGATGACATGTGTGCCTCCACTTATGCCGGGGTCGACCGTTGCGCGAGTTCTTTACTGGCGTCCAGATAGCTCATCGCACCCCGTGAACCGGGATCGTAATCGATGATCGTCATGCTGTAGCCCGGCGCCTCGGAGACCTTGACGCTGCGCGGAATGACGGTCCCCAGCACCTTGTCGCCGAAGTAGCGGCGCACCTCGTTCGCGACCTGGTCGGCGAGTTTCGTGCGACCGTCGTACATCGTGAGGACGACGGTCGACACGGTCAGCTGTGGGTTGAGGTGGGCTCGCACCATCTCGATGTTCTTCATCAGCTGCGAGACACCTTCCAGGGCGTAGTACTCGCACTGGATCGGAATCAACACTTCGGGTGCCGCCACGAGTGCGTTGATCGTGAGCAGGCCGAGCGACGGCGGGCAGTCGATGAAGACGTAATCGAAGTCCGAATCATCGAGCGCGGCGAGCGCATTGCGCAGCCGGTTCTCGCGGGCGACCATGCTGACGAGTTCGATCTCCGCGCCGGCGAGGTCGATCGTCG from the Mycolicibacterium crocinum genome contains:
- a CDS encoding N-acetylmuramoyl-L-alanine amidase; this translates as MSSLRHGAGGDASWHRSGRDDVLRRGDRSNAVVEIREALSALGLVDSPDANLTTGKRVAVDVFDDDLDHAVRAFQQRRGLLVDGIVGEATYRALKEASYRLGARTLMHQFGAPMYGDDVATLQSKLQELGFYTALVDGYFGLQTHNGLMSYQREYGLSADGICGPETLRSLDFLGSRVTGGSLHAIREEEQVRRSGPRLSGKRIIIDPGRGGSDHGLITQGPEGPISEADILWDLASRLEGRMTAIGMETFLSRPANHSPTDAERAATANTVGADLMISLRCETQPSPSANGVASFYFGSSHGSVSTIGRNLADFIQREVVARTGLRDCRTHGRTWDLLRLTRMPTVQVDVGYITNPRDRSMLVTSHSRDAIAEGILAAVKRLYLLGKNDRPTGTFTFAELLAHELSVEQARPAY
- a CDS encoding acetyltransferase translates to MSVRITPLRLEAFEQLPKHARRCVFWEVDPATLRGGDYLPDPEFEKEAWLSMVMLEWGSCGQVATTAPAEGSEPDDEPPCLGYVLYAPPRAVPRAQLFPTGPVSADAVLLTSMAIEPGQADSLPHALISQVVNELVRRGVRALEAFGRTSDAAELLDPDAVDPELRPAVEVLGDCSFDQCMLGADFLLDAGFTVVAPHRYFPRLRLELDKGLGWKAEVEAALERLLQSAQLEVPVGAGAEVRG
- a CDS encoding ParB/RepB/Spo0J family partition protein, with translation MSSKSKGGLGRGLASLIPTGPADGGPRLGAAAADVVIGGAPLNVDSVGAVYREIDPSAIEPNPRQPRQVFDEEALAELVHSIREFGLMQPIVVRAVPDTAPGSAGRSAATGEMSKPVRYQLVMGERRWRAAQEAGLATIPAIVRETAEDNLLRDALLENIHRVQLNPLEEAAAYQQLLEEFEVTHDELAVRIGRSRPVITNMIRLLRLPIAVQRRVAAGVLSAGHARALLALEAGPDAQEELAARIIAEGLSVRATEEAVTLANRSDTKTPPAPRRKPIQMPGLQDVAERLSSTFDTRVTVSLGKRKGKIVVEFGSVDDLQRIVDMMNRSAG
- a CDS encoding ParA family protein; translation: MTVPPNPDPTGAATDVSRETWSPPDDFETPIGAAAERAMQVLHTVAGQLPRPGRRRIFTVANQKGGVGKTTTAVNLAAALAVQGLKTLVVDLDPQGNASTALGIAERQSGTPSSYEVLLGEIPLQAAIRQSPHSPRLFCVPATIDLAGAEIELVSMVARENRLRNALAALDDSDFDYVFIDCPPSLGLLTINALVAAPEVLIPIQCEYYALEGVSQLMKNIEMVRAHLNPQLTVSTVVLTMYDGRTKLADQVANEVRRYFGDKVLGTVIPRSVKVSEAPGYSMTIIDYDPGSRGAMSYLDASKELAQRSTPA